In Bos indicus x Bos taurus breed Angus x Brahman F1 hybrid chromosome 23, Bos_hybrid_MaternalHap_v2.0, whole genome shotgun sequence, a single genomic region encodes these proteins:
- the LOC113881652 gene encoding olfactory receptor 2M2-like, whose amino-acid sequence MEWDNQTFNPDFILMGIFSYTPTHIFLFSLVLGIFTMALLANTLMVLVIYLDTRLHTPMYFLLSQLSLMDLMLICTTVPKMAHSYLSGRKSISVAGCEAQIFFYVSLFGAECFLLAVMAYDRSVAICYPLQYHSLMNWKLCGLMAVSTWILGGFDGIVDVAATMSFSYCGSREIAQFFCDVPALLHLSCMDTSTFETLIFICCVVMLLLPLSLIIISYTRVIITVIRMSSGEGRHKAFTTCTSHLTVVGMYYGAAMFIYMRPTSNRSPTQDKMVSAFYTILTPTLNPLIYSLRNKDVAKAFSKVLGKR is encoded by the coding sequence ATGGAATGGGACAATCAGACATTCAACCCTGACTTCATCTTGATGGGAATTTTTAGTTACACGCCCACTcacatctttctcttctctctggtcCTGGGCATCTTCACAATGGCGCTCTTGGCAAACACTCTCATGGTCCTCGTCATCTACCTGGACACGAggctccacacccccatgtacttcctcCTCAGCCAGCTCTCCCTCATGGACCTCATGCTCATCTGCACCACTGTACCCAAGATGGCCCACAGCTACCTGTCTGGCAGGAAGTCCATTTCTGTAGCAGGATGTGAAGCCCAGATCTTTTTCTATGTGTCCCTATTTGGTGCTGAGTGCTTCTTGTTGGCtgtcatggcctatgaccgctctGTTGCCATTTGCTATCCTCTTCAGTACCACAGTCTCATGAACTGGAAACTCTGTGGACTCATGGCTGTCTCTACATGGATTCTTGGTGGCTTTGATGGGATTGTTGATGTAGCTGCTACTATGTCTTTCTCCTATTGTGGATCCCGAGAAATAGCTCAGTTCTTCTGTGATGTCCCAGCACTCCTGCATCTCTCATGCATGGATACTTCCACATTCGAAACACTTATTTTCATCTGTTGTGTAGTAATGCTCCTCCTCCCTTTGTCACTCATCATCATCTCCTACACACGTGTAATTATAACAGTTATTCGCATGAGTTCTGGGGAGGGTCGGCACAAGGCTTTCACCACCTGTACTTCACATCTTACTGTTGTGGGGATGTATTATGGAGCAGCTATGTTCATATATATGAGACCCACTTCTAATAGATCCCCAACTCAGGACAAGATGGTGTCAGCCTTCTACACCATTCTCACTCCCACGCTGAATCCCCTTATATACAGTCTCCGGAACAAAGATGTGGCCAAAGCATTCAGTAAGGTACTAGGGAAGAGGTAA
- the LOC113881637 gene encoding olfactory receptor 2M3-like, which produces MEWENQTFNPDFILMGIFNYTPTHIFLFSLVLGIFTMALLANTLMVLVIYLDTRLHTRMYFLLSQLSLMDLMVICTTVPKMAHSYLSGRKSISVAGCEAQIFFYVSLFGAECFLLAVMAYDRYVAICSPLQYHSLMNWKLCGLLAASSWFLGAFDGIVELAATLSFSYCGSREIAQFFCDVPALLHLSCTDTSTFETLIFICCVVMLLLPLSLIIISYTRVIITVIRMSSGEGRHKAFTTCTSHLIVVGMYYGAAMFIYMRPNSNRSPTQDKMVSTFYTILTPMLNPLIYSLRNKDVAKAFSKVLGKRKFREQIG; this is translated from the coding sequence ATGGAGTGGGAGAATCAGACATTCAACCCTGACTTCATCTTGATGGGGATTTTTAATTACACGCCCACTcacatctttctcttctctctggtcCTGGGCATCTTCACAATGGCGCTCTTGGCAAACACTCTCATGGTCCTCGTCATCTATCTGGACACGCGGCTCCACACCCGCATGTACTTCCTCCTCAGCCAGCTCTCCCTCATGGACCTCATGGTCATCTGCACCACTGTACCCAAGATGGCCCACAGCTACCTGTCTGGCAGGAAGTCCATTTCTGTAGCAGGATGTGAAGCCCAGATCTTTTTCTATGTGTCCCTATTTGGTGCTGAGTGCTTCTTGTTGGCtgtcatggcctatgaccgctatgttgcCATTTGCTCTCCTCTTCAGTACCACAGTCTCATGAACTGGAAACTTTGTGGACTCCTGGCTGCCTCTTCATGGTTCCTTGGTGCCTTTGATGGGATTGTTGAGTTAGCTGCTACTTTGTCTTTCTCCTATTGTGGATCCCGAGAAATAGCTCAGTTCTTCTGTGATGTCCCAGCACTCCTGCATCTCTCATGCACGGATACTTCCACATTCGAAACACTTATTTTCATCTGTTGTGTAGTAATGCTCCTCCTCCCTTTGTCACTCATCATCATCTCCTACACACGTGTAATTATAACCGTTATTCGCATGAGTTCTGGGGAGGGTCGGCACAAGGCTTTCACTACCTGTACTTCACATCTTATTGTTGTGGGGATGTATTATGGAGCAGCTATGTTCATATATATGAGACCCAATTCTAATCGATCCCCAACCCAGGATAAAATGGTATCGACCTTCTACACTATTCTCACTCCCATGCTGAACCCCCTTATATACAGCCTCCGAAACAAAGATGTGGCCAAAGCATTCAGTAAGGTACTAGGGAAGAGGAAATTTAGAGAACAAATTGGATAA